The following are encoded in a window of Catharus ustulatus isolate bCatUst1 chromosome 12, bCatUst1.pri.v2, whole genome shotgun sequence genomic DNA:
- the GOLM2 gene encoding protein GOLM2 isoform X2 gives MVGFGANRRGGRLPSLVLVALLAVIAVLAFHCWNAASRQALLREELAELQSQAQRTEVARGRLERRNSDLLGKVDSHRKQLEQKEADYSQLSSQLQARDGQVKRCEDGKMKLQNNISYQMADIHRLKEQLAELRQEFIRQEDQLHEYKKNNTYLTRRLEYDSLQCGQQIKEMRLQHEENIKKLMDQIAREQKATQKIQSSKDTAVSPSNGEQAAPEAVAEVEDKDSVKNEEPSEHVANGKEKIKPGGDAGMPEIEDNDPAKAEDTPTALKKPLISAPKGEGHQSVINLPTEQPHAPNLAPGLPSDSDGNADIAKQIPPNSLQHLNFEENVDAPKEHKIEPEQLRVPKSRVSDLQKIKQSRFFDENESPVDPQQGSKLADYNGDDGNVGEYEADKQAELAYNEEEDGDGGEEDVQDDEERDLQNDLGDYGKSRLSEGVL, from the exons ATGGTGGGGTTCGGGGCGAACCGCCGGGGCGGCCGCCTGCCCTCGCTGGTGCTCGTGGCGCTGCTGGCCGTGATCGCCGTGCTCGCCTTCCACTGCTGGAACGCGGCGAGCCGGCAGGCGCTGCTGCGGGAGGAGCTGGCcgagctgcagagccaggcccAGCGCACCGAGGTGGCGCGGGGCCGCCTGGAGCGCCGCAACTCGGACCTGCTGGGCAAGGTGGACTCGCACaggaagcagctggagcagaaggaGGCGGATTACAGCCAGCTGAGCAGCCAGCTGCAGGCCAGGGACGGACAGGTGAAGCGCTGCGAGGACGGCAAG ATGAAGCTGCAGAACAACATCTCCTATCAGATGGCAGACATACATCGGCTAAAGG AACAACTGGCGGAGCTGCGGCAGGAGTTCATCCGCCAGGAGGATCAGCTGCACGAGTACAAGAAGAACAACACCTACCTCACAAGGAGGCTGGAGTATGACAG CCTGCAGTGTGGGCAACAGATCAAGGAAATGAGACTGCAGCATGAAGAGAACATCAAGAAATTAATGGACCAAATTGCACGGGAACAAAAG GCCACACAAAAGATTCAGTCCAGTAAAGACACTGCAGTCAGCCCCAGCAATGGTGAGCAGGCAGCACCTGAGGCTGTTGCAGAGGTGGAAGATAAAGACTCAGTGAAGAACGAGGAGCCTTCAGAACATGTTGCAAATGGCAAag AGAAGATCAAACCAGGAGGAGATGCAGGCATGCCTGAAATAGAAGATAATGACCCTGCTAAAGCTGAAGATACTCCCACTG CTTTAAAGAAGCCACTCATTTCAGCTCCTAAAGGTGAAGGCCATCAGTCTGTAATCAATCTTCCAACTGAGCAGCCCCATGCTCCAAACCTGGCACCAG GTTTGCCCAGTGACAGTGATGGGAATGCTGACATTGCCAAGCAGATCCCTCCAAACTCTCTCCAGCACctgaattttgaagaaaatgtggATGCCCCAAAGGAGCACAAGATtgagccagagcagctcagagtcCCAAAGAGCAGAGTCAGCGACTTGCAGAAGATTAAGCAAA GCCGGTTCTTTGATGAGAATGAATCCCCTGTGGACCCCCAGCAGGGTTCTAAACTGGCAGATTATAATGGGGATGATGGGAACGTGGGTGAGTATGAGGCAGACAAACAGGCTGAGCTGGCTTACAATGAGGAAGAGGATGGTGATGGTGGAGAAGAAGACGTCCAAG ATGATGAGGAGCGAGACCTGCAGAACGACCTGGGGGATTACGGCAAGTCCCGCCTCAGCGAGGGGGTCCTGTAG
- the GOLM2 gene encoding protein GOLM2 isoform X1: MVGFGANRRGGRLPSLVLVALLAVIAVLAFHCWNAASRQALLREELAELQSQAQRTEVARGRLERRNSDLLGKVDSHRKQLEQKEADYSQLSSQLQARDGQVKRCEDGKMKLQNNISYQMADIHRLKEQLAELRQEFIRQEDQLHEYKKNNTYLTRRLEYDSLQCGQQIKEMRLQHEENIKKLMDQIAREQKQATQKIQSSKDTAVSPSNGEQAAPEAVAEVEDKDSVKNEEPSEHVANGKEKIKPGGDAGMPEIEDNDPAKAEDTPTALKKPLISAPKGEGHQSVINLPTEQPHAPNLAPGLPSDSDGNADIAKQIPPNSLQHLNFEENVDAPKEHKIEPEQLRVPKSRVSDLQKIKQSRFFDENESPVDPQQGSKLADYNGDDGNVGEYEADKQAELAYNEEEDGDGGEEDVQDDEERDLQNDLGDYGKSRLSEGVL, encoded by the exons ATGGTGGGGTTCGGGGCGAACCGCCGGGGCGGCCGCCTGCCCTCGCTGGTGCTCGTGGCGCTGCTGGCCGTGATCGCCGTGCTCGCCTTCCACTGCTGGAACGCGGCGAGCCGGCAGGCGCTGCTGCGGGAGGAGCTGGCcgagctgcagagccaggcccAGCGCACCGAGGTGGCGCGGGGCCGCCTGGAGCGCCGCAACTCGGACCTGCTGGGCAAGGTGGACTCGCACaggaagcagctggagcagaaggaGGCGGATTACAGCCAGCTGAGCAGCCAGCTGCAGGCCAGGGACGGACAGGTGAAGCGCTGCGAGGACGGCAAG ATGAAGCTGCAGAACAACATCTCCTATCAGATGGCAGACATACATCGGCTAAAGG AACAACTGGCGGAGCTGCGGCAGGAGTTCATCCGCCAGGAGGATCAGCTGCACGAGTACAAGAAGAACAACACCTACCTCACAAGGAGGCTGGAGTATGACAG CCTGCAGTGTGGGCAACAGATCAAGGAAATGAGACTGCAGCATGAAGAGAACATCAAGAAATTAATGGACCAAATTGCACGGGAACAAAAG CAGGCCACACAAAAGATTCAGTCCAGTAAAGACACTGCAGTCAGCCCCAGCAATGGTGAGCAGGCAGCACCTGAGGCTGTTGCAGAGGTGGAAGATAAAGACTCAGTGAAGAACGAGGAGCCTTCAGAACATGTTGCAAATGGCAAag AGAAGATCAAACCAGGAGGAGATGCAGGCATGCCTGAAATAGAAGATAATGACCCTGCTAAAGCTGAAGATACTCCCACTG CTTTAAAGAAGCCACTCATTTCAGCTCCTAAAGGTGAAGGCCATCAGTCTGTAATCAATCTTCCAACTGAGCAGCCCCATGCTCCAAACCTGGCACCAG GTTTGCCCAGTGACAGTGATGGGAATGCTGACATTGCCAAGCAGATCCCTCCAAACTCTCTCCAGCACctgaattttgaagaaaatgtggATGCCCCAAAGGAGCACAAGATtgagccagagcagctcagagtcCCAAAGAGCAGAGTCAGCGACTTGCAGAAGATTAAGCAAA GCCGGTTCTTTGATGAGAATGAATCCCCTGTGGACCCCCAGCAGGGTTCTAAACTGGCAGATTATAATGGGGATGATGGGAACGTGGGTGAGTATGAGGCAGACAAACAGGCTGAGCTGGCTTACAATGAGGAAGAGGATGGTGATGGTGGAGAAGAAGACGTCCAAG ATGATGAGGAGCGAGACCTGCAGAACGACCTGGGGGATTACGGCAAGTCCCGCCTCAGCGAGGGGGTCCTGTAG
- the GOLM2 gene encoding protein GOLM2 isoform X4: protein MVGFGANRRGGRLPSLVLVALLAVIAVLAFHCWNAASRQALLREELAELQSQAQRTEVARGRLERRNSDLLGKVDSHRKQLEQKEADYSQLSSQLQARDGQVKRCEDGKMKLQNNISYQMADIHRLKEQLAELRQEFIRQEDQLHEYKKNNTYLTRRLEYDSLQCGQQIKEMRLQHEENIKKLMDQIAREQKATQKIQSSKDTAVSPSNGEQAAPEAVAEVEDKDSVKNEEPSEHVANGKEKIKPGGDAGMPEIEDNDPAKAEDTPTALKKPLISAPKGEGHQSVINLPTEQPHAPNLAPGLPSDSDGNADIAKQIPPNSLQHLNFEENVDAPKEHKIEPEQLRVPKSRVSDLQKIKQNDEERDLQNDLGDYGKSRLSEGVL from the exons ATGGTGGGGTTCGGGGCGAACCGCCGGGGCGGCCGCCTGCCCTCGCTGGTGCTCGTGGCGCTGCTGGCCGTGATCGCCGTGCTCGCCTTCCACTGCTGGAACGCGGCGAGCCGGCAGGCGCTGCTGCGGGAGGAGCTGGCcgagctgcagagccaggcccAGCGCACCGAGGTGGCGCGGGGCCGCCTGGAGCGCCGCAACTCGGACCTGCTGGGCAAGGTGGACTCGCACaggaagcagctggagcagaaggaGGCGGATTACAGCCAGCTGAGCAGCCAGCTGCAGGCCAGGGACGGACAGGTGAAGCGCTGCGAGGACGGCAAG ATGAAGCTGCAGAACAACATCTCCTATCAGATGGCAGACATACATCGGCTAAAGG AACAACTGGCGGAGCTGCGGCAGGAGTTCATCCGCCAGGAGGATCAGCTGCACGAGTACAAGAAGAACAACACCTACCTCACAAGGAGGCTGGAGTATGACAG CCTGCAGTGTGGGCAACAGATCAAGGAAATGAGACTGCAGCATGAAGAGAACATCAAGAAATTAATGGACCAAATTGCACGGGAACAAAAG GCCACACAAAAGATTCAGTCCAGTAAAGACACTGCAGTCAGCCCCAGCAATGGTGAGCAGGCAGCACCTGAGGCTGTTGCAGAGGTGGAAGATAAAGACTCAGTGAAGAACGAGGAGCCTTCAGAACATGTTGCAAATGGCAAag AGAAGATCAAACCAGGAGGAGATGCAGGCATGCCTGAAATAGAAGATAATGACCCTGCTAAAGCTGAAGATACTCCCACTG CTTTAAAGAAGCCACTCATTTCAGCTCCTAAAGGTGAAGGCCATCAGTCTGTAATCAATCTTCCAACTGAGCAGCCCCATGCTCCAAACCTGGCACCAG GTTTGCCCAGTGACAGTGATGGGAATGCTGACATTGCCAAGCAGATCCCTCCAAACTCTCTCCAGCACctgaattttgaagaaaatgtggATGCCCCAAAGGAGCACAAGATtgagccagagcagctcagagtcCCAAAGAGCAGAGTCAGCGACTTGCAGAAGATTAAGCAAA ATGATGAGGAGCGAGACCTGCAGAACGACCTGGGGGATTACGGCAAGTCCCGCCTCAGCGAGGGGGTCCTGTAG
- the GOLM2 gene encoding protein GOLM2 isoform X3 yields the protein MVGFGANRRGGRLPSLVLVALLAVIAVLAFHCWNAASRQALLREELAELQSQAQRTEVARGRLERRNSDLLGKVDSHRKQLEQKEADYSQLSSQLQARDGQVKRCEDGKMKLQNNISYQMADIHRLKEQLAELRQEFIRQEDQLHEYKKNNTYLTRRLEYDSLQCGQQIKEMRLQHEENIKKLMDQIAREQKQATQKIQSSKDTAVSPSNGEQAAPEAVAEVEDKDSVKNEEPSEHVANGKEKIKPGGDAGMPEIEDNDPAKAEDTPTALKKPLISAPKGEGHQSVINLPTEQPHAPNLAPGLPSDSDGNADIAKQIPPNSLQHLNFEENVDAPKEHKIEPEQLRVPKSRVSDLQKIKQNDEERDLQNDLGDYGKSRLSEGVL from the exons ATGGTGGGGTTCGGGGCGAACCGCCGGGGCGGCCGCCTGCCCTCGCTGGTGCTCGTGGCGCTGCTGGCCGTGATCGCCGTGCTCGCCTTCCACTGCTGGAACGCGGCGAGCCGGCAGGCGCTGCTGCGGGAGGAGCTGGCcgagctgcagagccaggcccAGCGCACCGAGGTGGCGCGGGGCCGCCTGGAGCGCCGCAACTCGGACCTGCTGGGCAAGGTGGACTCGCACaggaagcagctggagcagaaggaGGCGGATTACAGCCAGCTGAGCAGCCAGCTGCAGGCCAGGGACGGACAGGTGAAGCGCTGCGAGGACGGCAAG ATGAAGCTGCAGAACAACATCTCCTATCAGATGGCAGACATACATCGGCTAAAGG AACAACTGGCGGAGCTGCGGCAGGAGTTCATCCGCCAGGAGGATCAGCTGCACGAGTACAAGAAGAACAACACCTACCTCACAAGGAGGCTGGAGTATGACAG CCTGCAGTGTGGGCAACAGATCAAGGAAATGAGACTGCAGCATGAAGAGAACATCAAGAAATTAATGGACCAAATTGCACGGGAACAAAAG CAGGCCACACAAAAGATTCAGTCCAGTAAAGACACTGCAGTCAGCCCCAGCAATGGTGAGCAGGCAGCACCTGAGGCTGTTGCAGAGGTGGAAGATAAAGACTCAGTGAAGAACGAGGAGCCTTCAGAACATGTTGCAAATGGCAAag AGAAGATCAAACCAGGAGGAGATGCAGGCATGCCTGAAATAGAAGATAATGACCCTGCTAAAGCTGAAGATACTCCCACTG CTTTAAAGAAGCCACTCATTTCAGCTCCTAAAGGTGAAGGCCATCAGTCTGTAATCAATCTTCCAACTGAGCAGCCCCATGCTCCAAACCTGGCACCAG GTTTGCCCAGTGACAGTGATGGGAATGCTGACATTGCCAAGCAGATCCCTCCAAACTCTCTCCAGCACctgaattttgaagaaaatgtggATGCCCCAAAGGAGCACAAGATtgagccagagcagctcagagtcCCAAAGAGCAGAGTCAGCGACTTGCAGAAGATTAAGCAAA ATGATGAGGAGCGAGACCTGCAGAACGACCTGGGGGATTACGGCAAGTCCCGCCTCAGCGAGGGGGTCCTGTAG